CAGCCCGCCCAGGGTCGACACCAGGATCAGGTAGTCGGGCATGCGCGTATCCTTGCCCACCAGGATAGGGCGCAGCAGGTTGTCCACCAGCCCGATCACCAGCACGCCGAACGCCGTCAGCACGATGCCCTGCCACATCGCGCCGGTCAGCAGGAAATACACCGCAACCGGCCCCCAGACGATCCCGGCACCCACCGCAGGCAACAGCGACAAGAACGCCATCAGCACCGCCCACACCAGCGCACTGGGAATATCCAGCACCCAGAAGATCAAGCCGCCCAGCGCGCCCTGGGTGATCGCCACCAACAGGTTGCCCTTCACCGTGGCCCGCACCACACGGTTGAACTTCAACTGCAAGCGGCGCTTCTGCTGCTCGGGCAGCGGCACGGCCTGACGGACCTTGCGCGCCAGCTCCGGCCCTTCACGCAGGAAGAAGTACAGCAGGTAGAGCATGATGCCGAAGCTCACCAGGAAGTCGAAGGTGCCCTGGCCAAAACTGAAAGCCTGGCTGGCAAGGAACTGGCTACCCTGTGTCGCCCACTTGGTGATCTTGTCGCGCAGGCCATCGAGATTGCCCATGCCCATGCGGTCCAGGCCGTTCTGGGCGAAGTGCGGCAGCATGTCCTTGCCGCGCTCGATGTAGCCGGCGATATCCAGTTGGCCGCTTTCGATGCGCTGGTACAGTGTTGCCCCTTCCTGGACCAGCAGGGCACTGATGATGATCACCGGCAGGATCGCAATCATCAGGCAGGTGGCCAAGGTAGCGCCGGCCGCCAGGTTGCGCCGACGGTTGAAACGCAGCAGCAGGTTGCGCTGCAGCGGTGCGAACAGGATGCCGAGGATCACGGCCCAGAAGATCGCGCCGTAGTACGGCAGCAGTATCCAGAAGAATGCGATGGTGACCAGCGCCAGCAATACGGCCAGGGCTCTGTTCTGTAGAGCAGTTTGATTCATGGGCTTTCCTCGATTGTCCTGGACCTTAGTGCACAGCGTAGAGGCAAAAGTGCCATCAGCAGCGCTTGATCCAGGTCAATACCGCGTTCCGGGCCCGGTCGTAGCATCCGCACCTTTTGCCCCGGTGCCCCCATGAACCCTCTTGCCAAGCCCGAACTGCTGGCCCCCGCCGGCTCGCTGAAGACCCTGCGCTACGCCTTCGCCTATGGCGCCGATGCGGTCTACGCCGGCCAGCCGCGCTACAGCTTGCGGGTGCGCAACAACGAATTCGACCACGCCAACCTGGCCCTGGGCATCCAGGAAGCGCACGCCCTGGGCAAGCGCTTCTACGTGGTGGTCAACATCGCGCCGCACAACGCCAAGCTCAAGACCTTCCTCAAGGACCTGGCGCCCGTGATCGAGATGGCACCCGATGCGTTGATCATGTCCGACCCCGGGCTGATCATGCTGGTGCGCCAGCATTTCCCACAGATGCCCGTGCACCTGTCGGTGCAGGCCAACACAGTGAACTGGGCCAGCGTGCAGTTCTGGCAACAGCTGGGCCTGAGCCGGGTGATTCTGTCGCGCGAGCTGTCGCTGGAAGAGATCGGGGAAATCCGCCAGCAAGTACCTGACATGGAACTGGAGGTCTTCGTCCATGGCGCACTGTGCATGGCCTATTCCGGGCGCTGCCTGTTGTCGGGCTACCTGAACAAGCGCGACGCCAACCAGGGCAGCTGCACCAATGCCTGTCGCTGGAAGTACCAGGCGACCCCGGCAGGGGAAAACGCCACCGGCGACATCGTGCGTGAGTGCGAACCGACCTTGGGCATTGGCGCGCCCACCGAACAGGTGTTCCTGCTGCAGGAGGGCAATCGCCCGGGTGAAGAGATGCCTGCGTTCGAGGACGAACACGGCACCTACATCATGAACGCCAAGGATCTGCGCGCGGTACAGCACGTCGAGCGCCTGACCCGGATGGGCGTGCACTCGCTGAAGATCGAAGGACGGACCAAATCGCACTTCTACTGCGCCCGTGCCGTGCAGTCCTACCGCCAGGCGATCGACGACGCCGTCGCCGGTCGGCCCTTCGATCGCAGCCTGATGGACAACCTCGAGTCCCTGGCCCAGCGCGGCTACACCGAAGGCTTCCTGCGCCGCCATGTGCACGACGAGTACCAGAACTACCAGCGCGGCAACTCGGTCTCGGAGCGCCAACAGTTCGTTGGCGAACTGACGGGGCTGCGTATCGACGGGCTGGCCGAGGTGAAGGTGAAGAACCGCTTCGCACTGGGCGACACCCTCGAACTGATGACCCCTCGCGGCAACTACCACTTCGAGCTCGCCCGGCTGGGTGATCGCCAAGGCCAGGCCATCGAGGTGGCTCCAGGCGACGGGCACCTGGTGTACCTGCCGATTCCGGAGCAGGTATCGCTCGAATTCGGGCTGCTGATGCGCGACCTGCCTGTGCAGGAGGCCCTGGGCTGACAACGCTGTAATGACAGCCTCAGCTGGCTGACAGGAACGGTGGTGGATCATCGGGCTATTCCAAGGCCGTTCGCAGGCAAGCCCAGGGCTACGAAAGGCGCGCCCGATCGCGACAAGGCCTCTACCCAAGCCCTGCCTGAGGCCGTTTATGCCCCACAGCCCCTCCCGTCGCACCTTCGTCAAAGGCCTCGGCGCCGCCACCGCAGTGGCCGGCCTGGGCCTCTGGCGCCCACTGGCCAGCGCCGCCGAAGGCCATCGCCCAGGCCAACCGCTGCAGGGTCAGGACTTCGAACTGTACGTGGGCCAGACCGCCGTCAACATCACCGGCCGCCCCCGCACTGCCCTCACCGTCAACGGCAGTTTGCCCGGCCCGCTGCTGCGCTGGCGCGAAGGTGACAGCGTAACCTTGCGCGTACGCAACCGCCTGGCCGAACCCACCTCGATCCACTGGCACGGCATCATCCTGCCCGCCAACATGGACGGTGTTCCGGGCCTGAGCTTCGCCGGCATCGAACCTGGCGGCGACTACCTTTACCACTTCACCCTGCGCCAGAGTGGCACCTACTGGTACCACAGCCATTCCGGGCTGCAAGAGCAGGCGGGGGTCTATGGGGCAATCGTCATCGAACCGCGCGAGGCCGAGCCACACGCCTACCAGCGCGACCATGTGCTGCTGTTCAGCGACTGGAGCGATCAGGCCCCTGAAGCACTGCTGGCGACGCTCAAGAAGCAGTCCGACGCCTTCAACTACCACAAGCTCACCGTGGGTGACTTCATCGAGGATGTCGCTCGCGACGGCTGGCGCAAGACCGTCGACGAGCGCCTGATGTGGGCCGGCATGCGCATGAGCCCCACCGACCTTGCCGACATCAGCGCGGCCACCTACAGCTACCTGCTCAACGGCCAGCCGCCGGACGGCAACTTCACCTGCCTGTTCCGCCCCGGCGAGACGGTACGCCTGCGCCTGATCAACGCCTCGGCCATGACCTACTTCGACTTCCGCATCCCCGGCCTGAAACTCACCGTGATCGCCGCAGACGGCCTACCTGTGGTGCCGGTGACGGTCGACGAACTGCGCATCGCCGTGGCCGAAACCTTCGACGTACTGGTCGAGCCGGGCGATGCGCCAGCCTACACGCTGTTCGCCCAGAGCATGGACCGCACCGGCTTTGCCCGTGGCACCCTGGCACATGCTCACGGCCAGCAGGCGCCCGTCCCTGCAACGGACCCACGCCCCCGCCTGACCTTTAACGACATGGGGCACGGCGGCATGGGCGGCACCGCAATGGCAGACATGCCTGGCATGGACCACGCCAGCATGGCCAGCATGGATCACGCGGCAATGGCCGCCATGCAGCCACACCCGGCCAGCGAGACTGACAACCCGCTGGTCGACATGCAGACCATGGCGCCCCGCCCAAACCTGGGCGACCCCGGTATCGGCCTGCGCGACAACGGCCGCCGGGTGCTGACCTACGCCGACCTGCGCAGCCGTTTCGAAGACCCCGACGGCCGCCCGCCTTCACGCGATATCGAACTGCACCTCACCGGCCACATGGAGCGCTTTGCCTGGTCATTCGACGGCGTGAAGTTCAGCGACGCCCAGCCGCTGCGCCTTACCTATGGCGAGCGGGTGCGCATCACCCTGGTCAACGACACCATGATGGCCCACCCCATTCACCTGCATGGCATGTGGAGCGACCTGGAGGATGAGCAGGGCAACTTCATGGTGCGCAAGCACACCCTCGATATCCCGCCCGGCACTCGCCGCAGCTACCGGGTCAGTGCCGACGCCCTGGGCCGCTGGGCCTACCACTGCCACCTGCTCTACCACATGGAGACCGGCATGTTCCGCGAGGTACGGGTCGATGAATGAGTTCAACAGCCGCTGGATCCTGACCAGCATCACACTGCTGGTGCTACTGGCCAGCGAAGAGGCGCGCGCACAGCAGAACCCGACCCAGCCCAGCACGGCGTTGCCGGTCATCACCGATGCCGACCGCCGCGCCGCCTTCCCCCTTTTGCCGGGCCACCAGGTACATGACGATGCACTGAACGGCGCGGTGATCGTCGATCAACTCGAATACCAGCACTTCGACAACAGCGGCGTGCTGAACTGGAATGCCACCGCATGGATCGGCGGCGACATCGATCGCCTGTGGCTGCGCAGCGAAGGCGAACGTGAACAGGGCATCACCCACAAGGCCGAACTGCAGGCGCTATGGGGCCATGCCATCAGCCCCTGGTGGGAGCTGGTCGGTGGTATACGCCAGGACTTCAAACCTGCCAGCGGCCAGGCCTGGGCAGCGTTCGGCATCCAAGGTACGCCGCTGTATGGGCTGGAGTTCGAAGCCACCGCTTATGCCGGCGAGCGACAGCAGACGGCGCTGCGCCTGGAGTCCAGTTACGCTATGCTGCTGACCAATCGCTGGATCCTCGAACCGAACATCGAAGCCAACTTCTTCGGCCGTAACGACGCCGGGCGCGAACAAGGTTCGGGGCTGGCCGAAAGCGAAGTTGGCCTGCGCCTGCGCTATGAAATCACCCGCAGCTTCGCGCCCTATGTCGGCGTCAGTTTCAACCGCGTGCACGGTACACGCGCCGACCAGGCCCGTGAAGACGGCGACGACCCCGCGCAGACCCGTCTGGTCGCAGGTGTGCGCCTGCGTTTTTGAAGGAGTTCGACCATGCTACACAAACACCTGATGGCCTTTGGACTGCTGGCAATCAGTGGCCTGGCCCAGGCCGCCGACGTCATCGATGTCTACCGCGACCCCAACTGCGGCTGCTGCAAACAGTGGATCAGCCATCTGCGCGACAACGGTTTCACGGTCAACGACCATGTCGAGCCGAACATGAGCGCGGTCAAGCAGCGCCTGGGCGTCGCACCACGCCTGGCGTCTTGCCATACCGGCGTGATCGACGGCAAGTTCGTCGAAGGGCATGTGCCCGCCGAACAGGTGCGCCTGTTGGCCAAACGCAGCGATCTCAAGGGGCTGGCCGTGCCGGGCATGCCCATGGGCTCGCCTGGCATGGAAATGGGTGACCACAAGGATGCCTATCAGGTCATCGGCCTGACCCAGGACGGCCAGGACACTGTGGTCGCCGAATACTGATGCTCAGTCTCTGGGCGCTGTTTTTCAGCGCCTTTGGCGCGGCCACCTTGCTGCCGCTGCAGTCCGAGGCGGTGCTGGTCGGCTTGCTCCTGCGCGACCCCGACGCCTGGCTCACGCTGTTGCTGGTAGCGACCCTGGGCAACGTGCTCGGCTCGCTGGTCAACTGGCTGCTGGGCCGAGCGATCGAGCGCTTTCGCGAAAAACGCTGGTTTCCGTTCAGCGCCAGCCAGCTGCAAAGTGCGCAACGACGCTACCAACGCTGGGGCCAGTGGTCGCTGCTGCTGAGCTGGATGCCCGTGATCGGCGATCCACTGACCCTGATCGCAGGCATCATGCGCGAACCATTCTGGCGCTTCCTGCTATTGGTCACCCTGGCCAAGGCCGGGCGTTACCTGGTGGTCGCGATGATCACCCTGGGCTGGTTTCACAACGGGTAACACCTTTCACGGTTCCGAAGGTCAACTGACTGCTACAGTCGCCTTTTCCTACTTGAACCTACACGGAGTACCCCGATGCTGCGCGCAACCGCCCTGGCCCTGGCCTGCCTCGTCGGCAGCTCGGCCATCGCCGCCGAGTCGCCCACCTACGGCAAACAGCTCGAAGGTTTCACCTACCCTCACCCGCTCAAGCACTTCGCTCTCACCTCCCAAGGCCAAGCCCTGCAGATGGGCTACATGGATGTCCCTGCGCAGGGCAAGGCCAATGGTCGCAGCGTGGTGCTGATGCATGGCAAGAACTTCTGCGCCGCCACCTGGGAAACCACCATCGATGCCCTGAGCAAGGCCGGCTACCGGGTCATCGCCCCGGACCAGATCGGCTTCTGCAC
The Pseudomonas putida genome window above contains:
- a CDS encoding AI-2E family transporter, which encodes MNQTALQNRALAVLLALVTIAFFWILLPYYGAIFWAVILGILFAPLQRNLLLRFNRRRNLAAGATLATCLMIAILPVIIISALLVQEGATLYQRIESGQLDIAGYIERGKDMLPHFAQNGLDRMGMGNLDGLRDKITKWATQGSQFLASQAFSFGQGTFDFLVSFGIMLYLLYFFLREGPELARKVRQAVPLPEQQKRRLQLKFNRVVRATVKGNLLVAITQGALGGLIFWVLDIPSALVWAVLMAFLSLLPAVGAGIVWGPVAVYFLLTGAMWQGIVLTAFGVLVIGLVDNLLRPILVGKDTRMPDYLILVSTLGGLAVFGLNGFVIGPLIAALFISSWTIFTETTPQVQLPS
- the yegQ gene encoding tRNA 5-hydroxyuridine modification protein YegQ produces the protein MNPLAKPELLAPAGSLKTLRYAFAYGADAVYAGQPRYSLRVRNNEFDHANLALGIQEAHALGKRFYVVVNIAPHNAKLKTFLKDLAPVIEMAPDALIMSDPGLIMLVRQHFPQMPVHLSVQANTVNWASVQFWQQLGLSRVILSRELSLEEIGEIRQQVPDMELEVFVHGALCMAYSGRCLLSGYLNKRDANQGSCTNACRWKYQATPAGENATGDIVRECEPTLGIGAPTEQVFLLQEGNRPGEEMPAFEDEHGTYIMNAKDLRAVQHVERLTRMGVHSLKIEGRTKSHFYCARAVQSYRQAIDDAVAGRPFDRSLMDNLESLAQRGYTEGFLRRHVHDEYQNYQRGNSVSERQQFVGELTGLRIDGLAEVKVKNRFALGDTLELMTPRGNYHFELARLGDRQGQAIEVAPGDGHLVYLPIPEQVSLEFGLLMRDLPVQEALG
- a CDS encoding copper resistance system multicopper oxidase encodes the protein MPHSPSRRTFVKGLGAATAVAGLGLWRPLASAAEGHRPGQPLQGQDFELYVGQTAVNITGRPRTALTVNGSLPGPLLRWREGDSVTLRVRNRLAEPTSIHWHGIILPANMDGVPGLSFAGIEPGGDYLYHFTLRQSGTYWYHSHSGLQEQAGVYGAIVIEPREAEPHAYQRDHVLLFSDWSDQAPEALLATLKKQSDAFNYHKLTVGDFIEDVARDGWRKTVDERLMWAGMRMSPTDLADISAATYSYLLNGQPPDGNFTCLFRPGETVRLRLINASAMTYFDFRIPGLKLTVIAADGLPVVPVTVDELRIAVAETFDVLVEPGDAPAYTLFAQSMDRTGFARGTLAHAHGQQAPVPATDPRPRLTFNDMGHGGMGGTAMADMPGMDHASMASMDHAAMAAMQPHPASETDNPLVDMQTMAPRPNLGDPGIGLRDNGRRVLTYADLRSRFEDPDGRPPSRDIELHLTGHMERFAWSFDGVKFSDAQPLRLTYGERVRITLVNDTMMAHPIHLHGMWSDLEDEQGNFMVRKHTLDIPPGTRRSYRVSADALGRWAYHCHLLYHMETGMFREVRVDE
- a CDS encoding copper resistance protein B, whose product is MNEFNSRWILTSITLLVLLASEEARAQQNPTQPSTALPVITDADRRAAFPLLPGHQVHDDALNGAVIVDQLEYQHFDNSGVLNWNATAWIGGDIDRLWLRSEGEREQGITHKAELQALWGHAISPWWELVGGIRQDFKPASGQAWAAFGIQGTPLYGLEFEATAYAGERQQTALRLESSYAMLLTNRWILEPNIEANFFGRNDAGREQGSGLAESEVGLRLRYEITRSFAPYVGVSFNRVHGTRADQAREDGDDPAQTRLVAGVRLRF
- a CDS encoding DUF411 domain-containing protein, with the protein product MLHKHLMAFGLLAISGLAQAADVIDVYRDPNCGCCKQWISHLRDNGFTVNDHVEPNMSAVKQRLGVAPRLASCHTGVIDGKFVEGHVPAEQVRLLAKRSDLKGLAVPGMPMGSPGMEMGDHKDAYQVIGLTQDGQDTVVAEY
- a CDS encoding YqaA family protein, with the translated sequence MLSLWALFFSAFGAATLLPLQSEAVLVGLLLRDPDAWLTLLLVATLGNVLGSLVNWLLGRAIERFREKRWFPFSASQLQSAQRRYQRWGQWSLLLSWMPVIGDPLTLIAGIMREPFWRFLLLVTLAKAGRYLVVAMITLGWFHNG